The sequence cctagttcgaactaagcgctccgctagttcgattcaaattcgaactagcggagcgctagtgtagcggctatgaatgttagttcgaactaacgtccgttagttcgaactaacattgtagtgtagacatacccttccatccttagccaaagaggaacaagccagttagcccagggaaataaaagaaagggagagcggtgacggaaaaccctgtgtctgtcattttttcaaatgatctatcttgcctaaaagcctgtcagggattgggctctgttgcaggaggtgctggcgaaacactccgtggatttgggtgctacaattcctgagtgtcgtccgccttcctgccccctccccccaccgaagcgctttggaaggctcacaaaggacagagacctgccttttgaaaatccgactccccaccggtgtctcaagacaggcggctctctctcgccaaaaacgcaggcagcagcgtgggatgacaggcagccaggtcgcaaggggaggtgctttttagaccagttccctcctggcactccgtactgctgcctctgtatcagaggcagcagcacaagctggcagcagcccttgcctgggggctgggtctgagcttctggacctggtgcaaactggaactgagcgaggctgcctgcctgcctggctcctaacacactgtaaatacagagccgcagagggggtaggtcccgcacccagcgcgagccaggactgagacagctggcccctggggactatcgaaaagtcaagtaaccgataagaaatcatgaggttaattgactactcagtgaatatctaacgtccctaatcccttttcatagttcccctctggactctctctcctaaagcatggccctgagatctggacacagtgctccagctgaggcctcctccgtgccaaatagctaggagagtgacctcccatgtctgccgtacgtctcctaccacgccccagggctatgccctcttactgaagggctttgtgtctgagatcgcttctctcctaggctacgtctacacaacgagtttttttggcaacaaatatgctaacgagggactctatgacacgcaatgtcatttgcatattttctgccgatccgtttttgtgctcggggtttgtgcgcaaaaccaagccgtgtggatgtttactttttgtgcaaaaaacccccttttcccacaagatccctatttctgcaaaaaggccgaccgatcttgtgcaaaaaggggcttttgcctaaaaggaaaacatccacatggcttgtttttgcgtgttcttgcgaaaaaacttgtggcgcgtctacactctacgtgtgttcttgcagaagtaaatttgcagtaaagcatcagagaacagggctccttgcacaggagttattcctctcccgacgatgactaagccgcctttgtgcaagagctgttgtgcaagaaggcagcgtggacgggcaccaggggcttcttgagcaagacacttttatggctaaaatgaccatcagagctttcttgcacaagagagcgttcacactgccatggacgctcttgtgcaaaagcctatggcagggtggaggcactcttgcacgagaccttttgcgcaagaactccggcgtgaaacagctctcgtgcaagaagcctgcagtgtagggcagggagcagcctatgagggagggggagggacccctagtaatggctcaaacttcccaggggggtggccagaggcaggacatttgcctggcagggtgaggggggggcggtgacctcacaggggctttgggcagccctcagcatataaggcaaagggcaggtggggaggtgatgacctcacagagggacccacatctcaggctgataaaagcggggggcgggcccaggggactttggagacccccggttgctttagctctggtgcgtctcctcctcacggttcgttcgcgttctgtgagttccacatcccgacacctttgtgacgaaggtaagagcccccaggggttggatcccacccggggccggctgggttccaggcaggcccagccctcggtcaagggccagaaggtgattcctcacctgggctgcgtccttagcgccactggggctttctcctggttggtttcccttttcctccatccccccacatttctgctctgttcttgcctcctctgtgaccttcccttgctgcctcccccagcttgggacccaacagactagctgaaggacggggggtggtttgcaggagccgtggggtgggggatgcagcccccattgtggggactggggaggtggggctggaacaagtctatgccggtgtctttggggagaacgctccaccccccacaccttagattctcccctgattggccaagaaggggctgttgatgggcaggagactcgtggaatgaggagtaacggtagtttgaactaggaagcctagttcgaactacctagttcgtgccccgtgtagccgcgctgcacggggttcgaacgagcggggttttaaaaatggcggctccccgcttatgcaaatgaagcccgggaaattcaaatcccgggcttcatttgcaagtgcggtatgcctacattaccctcctagttcgaactagcggggtagtgtagacataccctcaggtccttgcagtgcctgtgcaagaccgaaccgataagcaaggggccatttgggggctgggggcagtcgctctggggagctggaacccctggatttcgttcatcaggctgcgccccaagctcccctttgctcccctcatttccagcatggccaaacgttttcggctgtggttcaagaaagccctgaagatggccccagggccggtggggagcagcttctccgtccccacgggcggggaagctggatcccaccagctcggggcgactcgcccaccggccaggcccccccggacctggctccagaggcggctgggcaggcgggacccagcccagcgggggagccgggtagggtggctccggggcctcctctgtggagagaaacacctgccccgggagcccagccccaattaccaccagggggcatcgccctgcccggcccccggggacctgccagtctccgggagcccccagcccgtcgctccccgcaccagcccctgcagctgtgggtccaggtccgtcagcagcagcgcctgggcctccagctgcagccgggccacctcctgcagccgctcagacccaggtgaggggccgtgaacacgctgggcccaggggctcacccagtacccggcggggggtggggaggggcagctccagtgtctgccccacagccagggcaatggatgggggggggctgcttggctctcttcttcctggtgggggctctgctgagggcgttggcagatgtgagggtggaagggggatgggtccctgcgaggggcgtgtggggcccaacctgccctgggtccctgacatgggggcgcgtgacccctgctggccgctggagtcaccctggtcccttccctcccgcacagagcccccctgcgcctcggcggagctctgccaggagcgggtggactcccgggtggaggaaggggccatctatgacatcgaagagcagctccacacccgggacacggtaggaaccttctccacacgggggggacccgagattgtctggccccttcccagcacgtcccccccccctccgggaggggcttgtccctggggatccccctggagccccttctcctgcatgacctggaccccccaaggtgggggctcttgtcatgcaccagctgggcccccacaagcctgaggcagcagttggggggggagtgtgggtgcttggacaaccggcagctcccacctccactcctgggaggcctgagccctgcagctgtccgtggggggcaggcaggccccaggctcacagactctctctggggtgcagagcccagccgccctgcagcggttcctcttggccatccccctcgcctgcctcgccgccctccaaaggggcgaggacaccctggcgccgcgctgctgcaaggacaccatgatggccaggatcgttgtaagcgagtcgcggcagccgggaggagggaaggggatacgtggggtggacgggggtctgcctgggccatggcggcgggtgggggtgctggaaacgggatgtgtggagccaggagggctggaggtggacatggggagggtgggtggggatgctggaggagggagggacacagaaatggggcaggtctggggtgccggacaggaagggggattcgggacagggaggggtctccccgggccatggggggctggaaggcagccgagcgggctgctggggatgcgcctgtggagcagggatgaggaggttcagaggctggtcaccagggcagggagggtcaggagacggcctggggacaaggattgagctggtcccgatttgggaggggggtgctgggaggggccctgtgccgggcaggggggctacagggcagcgggaggcagtggggttggatcctgctgggtgggggcgctgtctgcgtgagcgtctcttgggggcccagcctcacacgcccctttgtctccttgggtctcccaggagatcatggaggactcgccccccccgctggtcttggccgactgcctcaacgccgcctgcagcctcaggtaccgaccccccccccccccccgccgactccccccagagcagatcccctggccagggagtgggaaagtctctgtctcctgctgctgaattaacagcctctgcccctctctcctgccagcaccttgcagcctcccctgcgggcccagctcctgagccccctgctgacggcggccgtgggacagacagtgtctggggactggcagcaggagcccatccacacgcaggtacgtccctccgggccctgctcccgggctgggctggagctccagagaggagggggggggtggcagagggagggaagaagctgcaggtttggatccttccctccagggttcccgttgctctcccggggggcccgtcccttccatgcccagcctgggctcctccctgctctgcgaggcggctcagatcctgctcaaggctgcaccccggagccagcgggtggcctggattccccaacccccctctgacccagggctcccccttgtcttgcagcagttcatccgggcccttccctacgacctccaggccctactggcgagcctcctcgccgagtccccagacaccgcccggctgcagctcataatggaggtgagccccgtgggggggacggggccattgtccctgcttcctcgggggggggccgagagaggagcagtgtcagtggctggggggggcacagtccgagaagagccccaggctctgcccagaaccggcacctccctacgggtcctgacctgtctctttcccccccagcacctgagcccgtggctggagtcccgcctgccccaggagcgagccagggcccttggcagcaccacggccctgctgcgagtcgccaccaccctcccggggtttgacgtaagtgacctcggagccggggggtctggggctgcaggtcgCGGGgttgggagcgtccccgggaggcagaggcagggctgggaatgggctgggaatgggccgcgttctcctttccccggggaggggcgaccctgggcccttcaggggggctcttgagggactgggccccagactggggagtggccgtcagtggatccccttgttccacccccggagtgacccttcagtcggggccattgctctgggttgtctcctcgcaaggccggccccgccccgccccgggaggtgtctctgtccgtcccccgagctcagacccgcctcggcggccgtttgcatgggacgtgcagccccaggatgctgagggacccc comes from Pelodiscus sinensis isolate JC-2024 chromosome 33, ASM4963464v1, whole genome shotgun sequence and encodes:
- the LOC142823348 gene encoding uncharacterized protein LOC142823348, with protein sequence MGPCEGRVGPNLPWVPDMGARDPCWPLESPWSLPSRTEPPCASAELCQERVDSRVEEGAIYDIEEQLHTRDTSPAALQRFLLAIPLACLAALQRGEDTLAPRCCKDTMMARIVEIMEDSPPPLVLADCLNAACSLSTLQPPLRAQLLSPLLTAAVGQTVSGDWQQEPIHTQQFIRALPYDLQALLASLLAESPDTARLQLIMELQIYCLSPLMAQPSCS